The proteins below come from a single Rosa rugosa chromosome 2, drRosRugo1.1, whole genome shotgun sequence genomic window:
- the LOC133727875 gene encoding IQ domain-containing protein IQM2 — translation MGISFSCPFSEDCDLESALESVTVKSISFGDDEVKTPVRSVSFNRGDAEPLIMRALGSGKMTLETSVSFKGDELEKMGLLKFSSLDKEKSIAITSFSPLCKKVDIGSISAVSKEMDIQSPRSDNSVGMIRPVQTDFTNPKHMAAIKLQKVYKSFRTRRKLADCAVLVEQSWWKLLDFAELKRSSISFFEIEKHETAISRWSRARTRAAKVGKGLSKNSKAQKLALQHWLEAIDPRHRYGHNLHFYYVKWLHCQSREPFFYWLDIGEGKEVNLEKCPRSKLQQQCIKYLGPMERMAYEVVVEDGKLFYKQSGELLHTSGEDKDAKWIFVLSTSKILYVGKKQKGTFQHSSFLAGGATSAAGRLVIENGIIKAVWPHSGHYRPTEENFRDFVSFLKENNVDLTDVKMSPVDEEEGSLSKKRSSAHLRSYSAEEELIPDLCDLKTENTIVRDSSRKETDSMEQAVAMESKIASRLHRLSRKLSNLEIPKRESSLESESQAAASSCNSFPVESSVSTEVHQPSEQEYMVPKQNLFDENHEETEEETIPEESILKRINSLKGMKSYQLGKQLSCKWTTGAGPRIGCVRDYPSELQFRALEHVNLSPRKANRPRSYFSPRITNVSSPTLLSPTTCGGEVAAILSPAAFDRASLLSRSFKPARTQSSPLFVGSRVTKITNVS, via the exons ATGggaatttccttttcttgcccATTTTCTGAGGACTGTGATTTGGAAAGTGCGTTAGAATCAGTAACTGTAAAATCTAtcagttttggagatgatgaagtAAAAACTCCAGTTAGATCAGTTAGTTTCAACCGCGGTGATGCAGAACCTTTGATAATGAGAGCCTTAGGTTCTGGAAAGATGACATTAGAAACTTCTGTTAGCTTTAAAGGGGATGAGTTAGAGAAAATGGGCTTGCTTAAGTTTTCTTCATTAGATAAAGAAAAGAGTATTGCCATTACATCATTTAGCCCCCTTTGCAAAAAAGTGGACATTGGATCAATCAGTGCCGTTAGCAAAGAAATGGACATTCAATCCCCGAGATCAGATAATTCGGTGGGGATGATCCGACCCGTGCAAACAGATTTCACCAACCCCAAACACATGGCGGCAATTAAGTTGCAGAAAGTGTACAAAAGCTTTCGGACCAGAAGAAAGCTAGCAGATTGTGCAGTTCTAGTTGAGCAGAGCTG GTGGAAGCTATTAGATTTCGCTGAGCTTAAGCGGAGTTCTATATCATTCTTTGAAATTGAGAAACATGAAACTGCCATTTCACGTTGGTCTAGAGCAAGGACCAGAGCTGCCAAG GTTGGAAAGGGTTTATCAAAGAATAGTAAAGCACAAAAACTTGCTTTGCAGCACTGGCTTGAAGCG ATTGATCCAAGGCACCGATATGGACACAATCTACACTTTTATTATGTTAAGTGGCTTCATTGTCAGAGTAGAGAACCATTCTTCTACTGGCTAGATATAGGTGAAGGGAAGGAAGTGAATCTTGAAAAATGCCCTCGATCAAAACTTCAACAGCAGTGTATCAAGTATCTTGGTCCG ATGGAAAGAATGGCCTATGAAGTTGTTGTGGAGGATGGAAAATTATTCTACAAGCAATCAGGGGAGCTCCTCCATACATctggagaagacaaggatgcCAAATGGATTTTTGTTCTCAGCACTTCGAAAATCTTATATGTTGGCAAGAAACAGAAGGGCACATTTCAGCATTCCAGTTTTTTGGCTGGAGGAGCCACATCTGCTGCTGGGAGATTAGTTATTGAGAATGGCATTATCAAG GCAGTTTGGCCTCACAGTGGTCATTATAGACCAACAGAAGAGAATTTCAGAGACTTTGTTTCATTCCTTAAAGAGAACAATGTGGATCTCACTGATGTTAAG ATGAGTCCagttgatgaagaagaaggttcACTTAGCAAGAAAAGAAGCAGTGCTCATCTGAGAAGCTACTCAGCTGAAGAGGAGTTAATCCCAGATCTATGTgacttaaaaactgaaaataCCATTGTTCGAGACTCTAGTAGGAAGGAGACTGATTCAATGGAGCAAGCTGTTGCAATGGAATCAAAGATAGCAAGCCGGCTCCACAGGCTTAGCCGAAAATTATCTAATCTTGAAATACCAAAAAGAGAAAGTTCGCTTGAGAGTGAAAGTCAAGCAGCTGCTTCAAGTTGCAACAGTTTCCCTGTAGAATCTTCGGTATCAACAGAAGTACATCAACCATCAGAACAGGAATACATGGTTCCAAAGCAGAACTTGTTCGATGAAAACCATGAAGAGACTGAGGAAGAAACCATTCCTGAAGAATCGATTCTCAAAAGGATTAACTCACTCAAAGGAATGAAATCATATCAATTGGGAAAGCAGTTATCCTGCAAATGGACAACAGGAGCTGGACCTCGCATAGGTTGCGTAAGGGACTATCCTTCAGAGCTCCAGTTTCGAGCTCTGGAGCATGTCAACTTGTCTCCAAGAAAGGCTAACCGTCCTAGATCATACTTCTCTCCTCGGATCACTAATGTATCGAGTCCAACACTGCTGTCACCCACAACATGTGGCGGGGAGGTGGCGGCAATCTTAAGTCCAGCCGCATTTGATAGAGCAAGCTTATTATCCAGAAGCTTTAAGCCTGCTAGAACACAGTCCTCTCCATTGTTTGTAGGAAGTAGAGTAACCAAAATCACTAATGTTTCATGA